The Candidatus Aminicenantes bacterium DNA segment GACAGGGCCGCGACAAAATGTTGGTTGGAGACCACGATCCGCTCCATGGCCTCGTCGGAGACATTGCCCTTGTCAAAGACCAGGGTGGACTCGGCCCTCCGTCCCAGGATGTTTTGATGCCGGGCCAACAGCTCCTTGACCAGGGAGGGGAACAGACTCACGTCCACCCGGTTGCCGGCATAGACGCGATGGAAGAGGGGGATTTGATCATTGGCCGTCACTAACAAGGCCAGCCCCACCTGGCGCAGGTCGTGACGCTTGGCCTTGGAGTGGCCGCGCTGGGCGAGGTGGTTGCGGTCGTTGACGGTGGAGATAAAAGTGAAAAAGTTGGTGGTGTCGTAAAGCAGGGTCTGGGCTTCGAGGCCGAACTCTTGTTCGATCCGTTGCGCCAGCCGGTCCTGGACCGCGGCAATCGCCGTCTCGGAGATCATGTCCATGTGGTCCCAGAAGCGCGGGCTGGAAAAGGCGGACTTGGGAAAACGCCACAACCGCTGCAGGACCGTCTGCTCGTACCAGTCGCCGATGGCCAATTTGCTGCAGGGATCGAGGGCGCGGTTGAGCGCGGCGAGGACCATGTAGTGCCCGACGGACGGCCCCTGGTCTCGTTTGGGGACCTGCTCGTTGATCAACTCCATCAAGCCCAGGCGCTGGGCAATTCCGAGCAAGGCCGCCACCCCGCCGGCCTCGAAGATGACGGTCTCTTTGGGCTTGGCCGGTTTGGCGTTTTCGGCGCGTTCAATAATGGCCTCGATCGTCCCCAGATATTTTTGCCAGACGATCCTGGGCTTTCCGTCCACCCGGGCCGACGCGACGGCGTAGTAATAGGCTTTTCCCTTTTTGATTTTTTTGATGATGCTGGCCATGGTTTCTCCTTTCTTCCTATATTAGTAGGGTAATACATAATGTGGCCAAAGTCAAGTGTCAAGGGGAAATATTCCTTATTTAATTGGTTTGATTGGTAAGATTGGCTGGTCCAGAAGTAGGGTAATACATTACCTGAACAAGAAAATTATTTAAAAGCAACAGGTTGGAGGTTAGATTCGGAAGGAAGATGGGATAAAGCGT contains these protein-coding regions:
- a CDS encoding IS1634 family transposase — encoded protein: MASIIKKIKKGKAYYYAVASARVDGKPRIVWQKYLGTIEAIIERAENAKPAKPKETVIFEAGGVAALLGIAQRLGLMELINEQVPKRDQGPSVGHYMVLAALNRALDPCSKLAIGDWYEQTVLQRLWRFPKSAFSSPRFWDHMDMISETAIAAVQDRLAQRIEQEFGLEAQTLLYDTTNFFTFISTVNDRNHLAQRGHSKAKRHDLRQVGLALLVTANDQIPLFHRVYAGNRVDVSLFPSLVKELLARHQNILGRRAESTLVFDKGNVSDEAMERIVVSNQHFVAALSANRAEHLLSIPLSEFAPMPGLPGARAYSTEEIIWGKKLSAVVVYTESFFTQQLNGVTHHLVQCQKKLLDLEKSLIKWRKGKARGKKPTVRGVKAGVNGILCAQFMKDLFKYTVEEEKGLPVLQYSLNHAALERLSNERLGRTVLVSDRREWKPQEVISAYRSLAGVEESFKNMKNIDFLHWQPAYHWTDQKLMVHGFYCVLALTLASLAHKMAIQAGMDLSLHELLKDLTSIREVAVIYPQGVLAHP